A region from the Lolium perenne isolate Kyuss_39 chromosome 4, Kyuss_2.0, whole genome shotgun sequence genome encodes:
- the LOC127292501 gene encoding uncharacterized protein has protein sequence MDPLRSYLGRLLLEDVTPVVMVLTTPLAEAACRRSGLSFVDMLSPFSLFKKIDVPVRTASDQPYRLQMFKIRMVYASDVRNQDLEVADERIKLVVSEANENALPDLLSDPPQLEDVLKKPEAELCPSWIKRFNRELVRTLSFSEHETFDHPVACLLVVSSKDKEPISKFADLFNTNQLPSLLNEGIMDPQILKHYLVLHDQQDGPQEIAVNILAEMRSTLGLNDCKLLCINSSTQADGSDADNSWLPYKAHGLQNHEGACFLNTDDMNQIKDFMQDFASNHIIPYMEQKIRVLNQQVATTRKGFRNQIKNLWWRKRDDVPEAANGPMYTFTSIESQIRVLSDYAFMLRDYELALSNYRLLSTDYKLDKAWKRFAGVQEMSGLCYFMLDQSRKDAEYCMENAFTTYLRIGSSGQRNATRCGLWWAEMLKTRGQHREASAVYFRISNEEPSLHSAVLLEQAACCYLLSSPRMLRKYGFHLILAGNSYYLSDQKQHAVRVYRNAMFVYKQNPWSYINNHVHFNVGRWYGVLGIFDVAIKHLMEVIACSHQSLTTQSMFLNDFFHFVQSTGEKFDVYKLQLPVFNMSSLRVVYEDHRTYASNSDVDVNESIWHELEEEMIPSSSVVRTNWLDTQPKSSPFRNNKACVCVVGEAVKLNVELKNPLQISVNVSGISLICQLSTDSSSAVLTTAAEEDIANTKPSISKFESDENKFTVSKLDVVLGGGETRRIQLEVTPKVVGILKLVGIRWTLSDSVVGYQYFEVATQKKNKKGKRGARRSLNNNLIVIKGLPKLTGNIDCLPTKAFTGDLQLLKLNLSNKSEHAVKNVKMKISHPRFLIPGDSRDLDIEFPQCLTKHVQSDNNVVLSEGTKGKFKGLLFAFPQDTKIQGGSTFSWPIWFHAATPGNFSLYLSLYYEMETTTDIPYRTLRMHYNVEVLPSLDVSFAISMCSSRMQEYIVRMDIMNRTPSKSFALHQLSCVGTKWAVSALPSCNSISSLEKIHANQAVSCFFKIKDVGTSSSIEAADKSCGSDIILSSGGSTDVYDVSLSPMTDFHYQERYQQGKLAKGPHSLLDFILISKAAADNSSKSEQLLSHHTCHCSPLSQNPVWWLMEGPQTITHDFSKSCCEANIQLVIHNSSEDNISVRVVTSDRMPDKNQTVPSHESASGWYDVSLENDIKAISSAKGTHLQKESSESISPFVWCSLSSAQVDLKPDSCAKVPLKVCIFAPGTYNFSNYELHWKVHPSEGGQVDENGISGSGQGHSFYVTVLQGV, from the exons ATGGATCCGCTCCGGAGCTACCTGGGGCGGCTCCTCCTCGAGGACGTCACCCCGGTGGTGATGGTGCTGACCACCCCGCTCGCCGAGGCCGCGTGCCGCAGGAGCGGGCTCAGCTTCGTCGACATGCTCTCCCCGTTCTCGCTCTTCAAGAAAATCGACG TGCCCGTGCGCACGGCGAGTGACCAGCCTTACAGGCTGCAAATGTTCAAGATTCGGATGGTGTACGCCTCGGACGTACGGAATCAGGACCTTGAG GTTGCGGATGAGAGAATTAAGCTGGTTGTTTCCGAGGCCAACGAGAACGCTCTTCCAGACTTGCTTTCAGACCCGCCGCAGCTGGAAGATGTACTGAAAA AGCCTGAAGCTGAGTTGTGCCCATCATGGATTAAAAGGTTCAACAGAGAGCTAGTGCGGACACTCTCGTTTTCAGAACATGAAACCTTTGATCACCCTGTGGCAT GTCTTTTAGTTGTATCGTCGAAGGACAAAGAGCCAATCAGCAAATTTGCTGATCTCTTTAACACGAATCAGTTACCTTCTCTTTTAAATGAAGGCATAATGGATCCCCAGATTCTGAAGCACTATCTTGTACTTCACGACCAACAAGATGGACCACAAGAGAT AGCCGTGAACATCTTAGCAGAAATGAGGAGCACCCTTGGTTTGAATGATTGTAAGTTGCTGTGTATTAACTCTTCTACACAAGCTGATGGTAGTGATGCTGATAATTCGTGGTTACCCTAT AAAGCGCATGGCTTACAGAATCATGAAGGAGCTTGTTTCCTTAACACGGATGATATGAATCAG ATAAAAGATTTCATGCAAGATTTTGCTTCTAATCATATCATCCCCTACATGGAGCAAAAGATTCGTGTACTCAATCAGCAG GTAGCCACAACAAGAAAGGGCTTTAGAAATCAGATAAAGAACTTGTGGTGGAGAAAGAGGGATGATGTGCCAGAAGCTGCAAATGGCCCAAT GTATACGTTCACCTCCATAGAGTCTCAGATCAGAGTTCTCAGTGACTATGCTTTCATGTTACGGGACTACGAGCTTGCTTTGTCCAATTACAGATTACTTTCGACCGATTATAAGCTCGATAAAGCTTGGAAGCGCTTTGCTGGTGTTCAG GAGATGAGTGGGCTTTGCTATTTCATGTTGGATCAGTCAAGGAAGGATGCTGAATATTGCATGGAAAATGCCTTCACGACATATCTG AGAATTGGATCTTCTGGGCAAAGAAATGCTACTAGATGTGGCCTTTGGTGGGCAGAAATGCTTAAAACAAGAGGACAACATAGGGAAGCATCAGCTGTGTATTTCCGCATATCAAATGAG GAACCTTCCTTGCATTCTGCTGTACTGCTTGAGCAAGCTGCATGTTGCTATTTGTTGTCAAGTCCACGTATGCTTCGGAAGTATGGATTTCACCTAATCTTAGCTGGCAATAGTTACTACTTGTCTGATCAG AAACAACATGCTGTTAGGGTTTACAGGAATGCTATGTTTGTTTACAAACAAAATCCTTGGAGTTATATCAACAATCATGTACATTTTAACGTTGGGAG GTGGTATGGAGTCCTTGGGATATTTGATGTAGCTATCAAGCACTTGATGGAGGTCATTGCCTGTAGCCATCAGTCACTGACAACACAAAGCATGTTCCTCAATGATTTTTTCCATTTTGTCCAG AGTACCGGGGAAAAATTTGACGTATATAAGCTTCAACTCCCTGTTTTCAATATGTCATCGCTGAGAGTTGTATATGAAGATCATCGCACTTACGCATCCAATTCAGAT GTTGATGTTAATGAAAGCATTTGGCATGAGCTGGAGGAAGAAATGATCCCATCATCATCAGTTGTTAGAACTAACTGGCTGGATACTCAACCAAAGTCTTCTCCTTTTAGAAATAACAAGGCATGTGTTTGTGTTGTTGGAG AAGCAGTAAAATTGAACGTTGAGCTTAAGAATCCTTTACAAATTTCGGTGAATGTGTCTGGCATATCTCTTATATGCCAGCTTTCCACCGACTCTTCAAGTGCAG TGTTGACGACAGCTGCTGAAGAAGATATAGCTAACACAAAGCCCTCTATTTCGAA ATTTGAAAGCGATGAAAACAAATTTACAGTATCGAAGCTTGACGTTGTATTAGGAGGAGGTGAAACCAGAAGA ATACAACTTGAAGTGACTCCGAAAGTTGTAGGCATTCTGAAGTTAGTTGGGATAAGGTGGACACTGTCAGATTCAGTAGTAGGCTATCAGTACTTCGAAGTGGCCACACAAAAGAAAAATAAGAAAGGAAAGAGAGGCGCTCGTCGTTCTTTAAACAACAACCTGATCGTAATCAAG GGTTTGCCTAAACTTACAGGAAATATTGATTGCTTGCCAACAAAAGCATTCACGGGTGATTTACAGCTCCTCAAGCTGAATCTAAGTAACAAATCAGAACATGCTGTGAAG AATGTGAAAATGAAAATTAGCCATCCAAGGTTTTTAATTCCTGGTGATTCACGGGATCTTGACATTGAGTTCCCACAGTGCTTAACAAAGCATGTGCAATCAGACAACAATGTTGTATTATCTGAAGGTACCAAGGGAAAATTCAAGGGCTTGCTATTTGCATTTCCTCAG GATACCAAAATTCAAGGTGGTTCCACATTCTCTTGGCCTATTTGGTTTCATGCTGCTACTCCTGGAAACTTCTCGCTTTATTTGTCTCTCTATTATGAAATGGAGACTACCACTGACATTCCATATCGCACATTGCGCATGCATTACAATGTGGAG GTTTTGCCATCACTTGATGTATCCTTTGCTATAAGTATGTGCTCATCAAGAATGCAAGAGTATATTGTGCGCATGGATATCATGAACAGAACTCCATCAAAATCATTTGCACTCCATCAGTTGTCATGTGTCGGCACTAAATGGGCAGTTTCTGCATTGCCCTCGTGCAATTCCATCAGCTCTTTGGAAAAAATACATGCAAACCAGGCTGTATCATGCTTCTTCAAGATAAAG gatgtaggaacaagttcatctatTGAGGCTGCAGACAAGTCCTGTGGAAGTGATATTATTTTATCTTCTGGTGGTAGTACTGATGTATATGATGTTTCTCTGTCTCCTATGACTGATTTCCACTATCAAGAAAGATACCAACAGGGGAAGTTAGCTAAG GGGCCACACAGTCTACTTGATTTTATCCTGATCTCAAAGGCAGCAGCTGATAATTCGTCCAAGTCAGAACAACTGCTCTCTCATCATACATGCCACTGCAG TCCTCTCAGCCAGAATCCTGTTTGGTGGCTTATGGAAGGGCCTCAAACCATTACTCATGATTTCTCCAAGTCTTGCTGCGAGGCTAACATCCAATTGGTGATTCATAATTCTTCAGAAGATAACATTTCTGTGAGAGTGGTTACGTCCGATCGTATGCCAGATAAAAACCAAACTGTCCCTTCACATGAATCTGCCAGTGGATGGTATGATGTGTCGTTGGAAAATGACATAAAGGCCATCTCAAGCGCCAAGGGGACACACTTGCAGAAGGAATCGTCAGAAAGCATTTCACCGTTTGTTTGGTGTTCATTGAGTTCTGCTCAAGTTGATCTCAAACCTGACAGTTGTGCTAAAGTTCCTCTAAAAGTGTGTATATTTGCACCTGGAACCTACAACTTTTCAAATTATGAGCTGCACTGGAAGGTACATCCATCCGAGGGAGGACAAGTGGATGAAAATGGGATATCAGGCAGTGGTCAAGGCCATTCTTTCTATGTTACTGTTCTTCAAGGTGTCTGA
- the LOC127292499 gene encoding syntaxin-121 yields the protein MNNLFSSSWKRAGDDLESGGGGGGGVEMTVPPGAAAGASLDRFFEDVESIKDELRDLERIQRSLHDGNEGGKSLHDAAAVRALRSRMDTDVSAAIKKAKVVKLRLESLDRANAANRSLPGCGPGSSTDRTRTSVVAGLRKKLRDSMESFSALRGRITSEYRDTVARRYFTVTGSQPDEATLDNLAETGEGERFLQRAIAEQHGRGEVQSVVAEIQERHGAVAQLERSLLELQQVFNDMAVLVEAQGEQLNDIEGNVGRARSFVERGREELQVARKHQKSSRKWMCIGIGIVLAVVLIIVLSIVLSNRSSNNNSSNTTTNTNP from the coding sequence ATGAACAACCTCTTCTCCAGCTCGTGGAAGCGCGCGGGCGACGACCTCGAGTccggcggcgggggcggcggcggcgtggagaTGACCGTGCCGCCGGGCGCCGCGGCGGGGGCGAGCCTGGACCGGTTCTTCGAGGACGTGGAGTCCATCAAGGACGAGCTGCGGGACCTGGAGCGCATCCAGCGCTCGCTGCACGACGGCAACGAGGGGGGCAAGTCGCTGCACGACGCCGCCGCCGTGCGCGCGCTCCGCTCGCGCATGGACACCGACGTCTCGGCCGCCATCAAGAAGGCCAAGGTGGTGAAGCTCCGGCTCGAGTCGCTGGACCGCGCCAACGCCGCCAACCGCTCGCTGCCCGGGTGCGGGCCGGGGTCCTCCACGGACCGCACCCGCACCTCCGTCGTGGCCGGGCTGCGCAAGAAGCTCCGCGACTCCATGGagtccttctccgccctccgcggCCGCATCACCTCCGAGTACCGCGACACCGTCGCGCGCCGCTACTTCACCGTCACCGGGTCGCAGCCCGACGAGGCCACGCTCGACAACCTGGCGGAGACCGGCGAGGGGGAGCGGTTCCTGCAGCGCGCCATCGCGGAGCAGCACGGCCGCGGGGAGGTGCAGAGCGTCGTGGCCGAGATCCAGGAGCGCCATGGCGCCGTCGCGCAGCTCGAGCGCAGCCTGCTGGAGCTCCAGCAGGTGTTCAACGACATGGCGGTCCTCGTGGAGGCGCAGGGGGAGCAGCTCAACGACATCGAGGGAAACGTCGGCCGCGCCAGGTCATTCGTCGAACGGGGACGGGAGGAGCTGCAGGTGGCGCGGAAGCACCAGAAGAGCTCACGGAAATGGATGTGCATCGGCATCGGGATCGTCCTCGCCGTCGTCCTCATCATCGTTCTCTCCATTGTCCTCAGCAACAgaagcagcaacaacaacagcagcaacaccaccaccaacaccaatcCGTGA
- the LOC127292502 gene encoding cullin-4 codes for MSHPHATAPKRPFSSSSPAPPHMKKAKLPASSSSSSSAPSEKNGLHLDPTAAARGTNGEEDADMLLADQDELRSPGASTPGGGTANLFRKKATLPQPSAAGATRKPLRIKIGQPKLPKNFEEDTWAILKDAITAIFLKQKLSCDVEKLYQAAGDLCLHKLGANLYERVKKECEIHIAEKISALVGQSPDLVVFLSLVQRTWQDFCDQMLIIRGIALLLDVKYVKNVPNLSSVWDMGLQLFRKHISLSPEIEHKTVTGLLRLIESERLGEAIDKTLLSHLLKMFTDLGMYSETFEKPFLECTSQFYATEGVKYLQQSDIPDYLKHAESRLQEEHERCILYLEANTRKPLIATTEKQLLQRHTSAIIEKGFTMLMEANRVTDLSRMYILFQRVDAIEMLKQALSLYIRGTGQGVIMDEEKDKDLVPFLLEFKASLDKILEESFAKNEAFSNTIKESFEHLINLRQNRPAELIAKFLDEKLRPGNKGTSEEELEGILDKVLVLFRYIQGKDVFEAFYKKDLAKRLLLGKSASIDAEKSMITKLKTECGSQFTNKLEGMFKDIELSKEINDSFKQSSQARTKLPTGIELSVHVLTTGYWPTYPPMDVKLPHELNVYQDIFKEFYLSKYSGRRLMWQNSLGHCVLKAEFPKGRKELAVSLFQSVVLMLFNDAQKLSFIDIKESTGIEDKELRRTLQSLACGKVRVLQKTPKGRDIDDKDEFVFNDDFSAPLYRIKVNAIQMKETVEENTSTTERVFQDRQYQVDAAIVRIMKTRKTLSHTLLITELFQQLKFPIKPADMKKRIESLIDREYLERDRSNPQIYNYLA; via the exons ATGTCTCACCCCCACGCCACCGCCCCCAAGCggcccttctcctcctcctcccccgcgccgccgcacaTGAAGAAGGCCAAGCtccccgcctcctcctcctcctcctcttctgccCCCTCCGAGAAGAACGGGCTCCACCTCGATCCGACCGCCGCCGCCCGGGGCACCAACGGCGAGGAGGATGCGGACATGCTGCTCGCCGACCAGGACGAGCTCCGCTCCCCCGGCGCCTCCACCCCCGGGGGCGGCACGGCCAACCTCTTCCGGAAGAAGGCCACGCTCCCGCAGCCCTCTGCCGCCGGCGCCACGCGCAAGCCCCTCCGCATCAAGATAG GTCAGCCCAAATTGCCGAAAAACTTTGAGGAGGATACTTGGGCAATTTTGAAGGATGCCATTACAGCCATATTTCTCAAGCAGAAGCTTTCTTGTGACGTTGAGAAACTTTATCAG GCTGCTGGTGATCTATGTCTACACAAGCTTGGGGCAAATTTATACGAACGCGTGAAGAAAGAATGTGAAATACATATAGCGGAAAAAATATCAGCATTAGTGGGCCAAAGTCCAGATTTGGTTGTATTTTTGTCATTGGTGCAAAGAACATGGCAAGATTTTTGCGATCAAATGTTGATTATTCGTGGCATTGCTTTACTTCTTGATGTAAAATATGTCAAGAATGTCCCAAATCTATCTTCAGTGTGGGATATGGGGCTGCAGCTGTTCCGCAAGCATATATCACTGTCTCCGGAGATTGAACACAAAACCGTCACTGGTCTTTTAAGATTGATAGAGAGCGAGAG GCTTGGTGAAGCAATAGATAAGACATTGCTTAGTCATCTTCTGAAGATGTTTACTGATCTTGGAATGTATTCCGAGACTTTCGAAAAGCCTTTCCTTGAATGCACTTCTCAGTTTTATGCTACCGAAGGTGTCAAATATTTGCAACAGTCTGACATTCCAGATTATCTGAAGCATGCAGAG TCAAGGTTGCAAGAAGAACACGAAAGGTGCATTCTGTATCTGGAAGCTAACACGAGGAAGCCACTTATAGCAACTACAGAAAAGCAATTGCTACAGCGACACACATCTGCGATTATTGAGAAG GGATTTACAATGCTTATGGAAGCAAATCGTGTAACGGACCTCTCGAGGATGTACATCCTTTTCCAGAGGGTTGATGCCATTGAGATGCTAAAGCAAGCGCTTAGTTTATATATCCGTGGCACAGGCCAGGGCGTTATCATGGATGAAGAAAAAGACAAAGATTTGGTTCCATTTCTCCTGGAATTTAAGGCATCTCTTGATAAAATATTGGAAGAAAGTTTTGCCAAAAATGAGGCTTTCTCCAATACCATAAAGGAGTCATTCGAGCATCTTATCAACCTACGCCAG AACCGTCCTGCTGAATTGATCGCAAAGTTTCTTGATGAGAAACTTCGACCTGGAAATAAAGGAACTTCAGAAGAAGAACTGGAGGGAATACTTGACAAAGTTTTGGTTCTGTTCCGATATATACAA GGAAAAGATGTATTTGAGGCATTCTACAAGAAGGATCTGGCTAAGAGGTTGCTACTGGGAAAGAGCGCATCAATAGATGCTGAAAAATCAATGATTACAAAG CTTAAAACTGAGTGTGGAAGTCAATTTACCAACAAACTGGAGGGAATGTTCAAG GACATTGAATTATCCAAAGAAATAAATGATTCTTTCAAGCAATCATCTCAGGCAAGGACAAAGCTTCCAACTGGCATTGAATTGAGTGTCCATGTGCTTACAACAGG CTACTGGCCGACATATCCACCAATGGATGTAAAACTCCCACATGAACTTAATGTCTACCAG gaTATATTTAAAGAGTTCTATTTGAGTAAGTACAGTGGAAGGCGTCTGATGTGGCAAAATTCGTTGGGTCACTGTGTCTTAAAAGCAGAGTTCCCTAAAGGTAGAAAGGAGCTTGCAGTGTCATTGTTCCAG AGTGTGGTTTTGATGTTGTTCAACGATGCACAAAAGCTAAGCTTCATCGACATAAAAGAGTCAACTGGTATTGAGGATAAAGAACTGAGAAGGACACTGCAGTCACTTGCATGTGGTAAAGTTCGGGTTCTCCAAAAG ACGCCAAAAGGACGTGATATAGATGATAAAGACGAATTTGTATTTAATGACGACTTCAGTGCCCCCCTCTACCGCATAAAG GTGAATGCAATTCAGATGAAAGAGACGGTAGAAGAAAACACGAGCACCACAGAGAGAGTATTTCAAGATCGTCAGTATCAG GTTGATGCAGCCATAGTTCGTATTATGAAGACAAGGAAAACCCTCAGCCACACCCTTCTAATAACTGAGCTTTTCCAGCAG CTCAAATTCCCGATTAAGCCAGCGGATATGAAGAAGAGAATAGAGAGCCTAATCGACAGGGAGTACCTGGAGAGAGACCGAAGTAACCCCCAGATATACAATTATCTTGCTTGA